A single Arachnia propionica DNA region contains:
- a CDS encoding phosphotransferase translates to MRRRPGCSGSRRWMGGALPGFPLARFQELAMDDGSRLLTGPGAGPVLSAAVRHAGGELLSWTLEHVDANPNQSTTATYLAKVSWPYGERTELLGVSARSGELSETDRGAEVFGDGNREVAVWIYPADPDLPGLKRAAYPELLAALVNDARLLPYPVTGDELELKIIGYRPRRRAVVRFTTGGNTFYIKAIRAKLFDDVLFRHRMLTAAGVPAPHVAHTTSDQLMILDALQGKPLARAIFDPGDPCTPEQLIEVLDSMPPSVAQLERRPPWSDAVQHYAEIVSSALPEARGDLEWAVQRIRAGLAGIPLGIEPTHGDFHEGQVHVAAGRVVGILDVDTIGPGRRADDLACLIAHLSTIQRMNPAQEAKVRDLLARWVPVFDRRVDPVELRLRAAAVVISLATGPYRSQEPNWQESTRQMVRSALALVRQVAG, encoded by the coding sequence CTGCGGCGCCGACCTGGGTGTTCAGGGTCGAGGAGATGGATGGGCGGCGCGCTTCCTGGATTTCCGCTCGCCCGGTTTCAGGAGTTGGCGATGGATGATGGATCGAGGTTGTTGACGGGACCCGGGGCCGGTCCCGTGCTCAGCGCGGCAGTTCGTCACGCCGGGGGGGAACTGCTCAGCTGGACGCTGGAGCACGTGGATGCCAACCCCAACCAGTCCACCACCGCCACCTATCTGGCGAAGGTGTCCTGGCCCTACGGGGAGCGTACGGAACTGCTGGGAGTCTCGGCCCGCAGCGGTGAACTGTCCGAGACCGACCGGGGGGCTGAGGTCTTTGGAGACGGCAACCGCGAGGTGGCGGTGTGGATCTACCCGGCCGATCCCGACCTCCCGGGCCTGAAACGAGCCGCCTACCCCGAACTGCTGGCCGCGCTGGTCAACGACGCCCGGTTGCTGCCGTATCCCGTCACCGGGGACGAACTCGAATTGAAGATCATCGGATACCGGCCCAGGCGCCGGGCCGTCGTGCGGTTCACCACGGGCGGAAACACCTTCTACATCAAGGCGATTCGCGCCAAGCTCTTCGACGACGTGCTGTTCAGGCACCGGATGCTGACCGCAGCCGGGGTGCCGGCTCCCCACGTCGCTCACACCACCAGTGACCAGCTGATGATCCTCGATGCGCTCCAGGGCAAACCCTTGGCGCGTGCGATCTTCGATCCCGGTGACCCGTGCACCCCCGAGCAGCTGATCGAGGTGCTCGACTCCATGCCCCCGAGTGTCGCGCAGCTGGAACGCCGTCCGCCGTGGAGTGACGCCGTCCAGCACTACGCGGAAATCGTCTCCTCGGCCCTTCCCGAGGCGCGTGGCGATCTCGAATGGGCGGTTCAGCGGATCCGGGCCGGGCTGGCGGGGATTCCGCTCGGGATTGAACCCACCCACGGTGACTTCCACGAGGGCCAGGTGCACGTGGCCGCGGGGCGGGTGGTCGGGATCCTCGACGTGGACACCATAGGCCCCGGCAGGCGCGCCGACGACCTGGCCTGCCTGATCGCCCACCTGTCCACCATCCAGCGCATGAATCCCGCTCAGGAGGCCAAGGTACGCGACCTGCTGGCACGGTGGGTGCCGGTCTTCGACAGGCGCGTGGACCCGGTGGAGTTGAGACTGCGGGCGGCGGCCGTTGTCATCTCCTTGGCAACCGGTCCTTACCGCAGCCAGGAACCGAATTGGCAGGAATCCACCAGACAGATGGTTCGATCTGCCCTGGCCCTGGTCAGGCAGGTTGCGGGCTGA
- a CDS encoding BMP family ABC transporter substrate-binding protein: MTKSLLKLASLAAISSLLLSACAEAPTTPSSSPAGSAPASSATGGATAGSGDFKACMVSDFGGFDDKSFNETSYKGLLQAKEQLGVETAQIESKEESEYARNVQSMIDAKCGVIVTVGFALANATEAAAKQNPNVKFAIVDNESFEGVDNAKGLIFDTAQPAFMAGYVAASLSQTGKVGTFGGADYPTVRIFMDGFAQGVEYYNKAKGKSVQVLGWDRATKDGQFIGGASPFDDNAGGKNTANTLIAQGADIILPVAGPSGLGALAAVKETSGKVNAIWVDTDGYVSAPEYKDVIITSIEKSMDVAVLDVIKAAKEGSFSSDPYVGTLKNKGVDLSEFHDFDSKVSAETKSELEQIRADIISGKITVETTVR; the protein is encoded by the coding sequence GTGACCAAGTCTCTGCTCAAACTCGCCTCCCTCGCCGCCATCAGCTCTCTGTTGCTGTCCGCCTGCGCCGAGGCACCGACGACACCCTCCTCATCCCCGGCCGGTTCCGCCCCGGCCAGCAGCGCCACCGGCGGCGCCACCGCTGGTTCAGGGGATTTCAAGGCCTGCATGGTTTCCGACTTCGGTGGTTTCGACGACAAGTCCTTCAACGAGACCTCCTACAAGGGCCTGCTGCAGGCGAAGGAACAGCTCGGCGTCGAGACCGCTCAGATCGAGTCCAAGGAGGAATCCGAGTACGCGCGCAACGTCCAGTCCATGATCGATGCCAAGTGCGGTGTCATCGTGACGGTGGGGTTCGCCCTCGCGAATGCCACGGAAGCCGCCGCGAAGCAGAACCCGAACGTCAAGTTCGCGATCGTCGACAACGAATCCTTCGAGGGTGTTGACAACGCGAAGGGGCTGATCTTCGACACCGCCCAGCCCGCCTTCATGGCAGGTTATGTCGCCGCTTCGCTGAGCCAGACCGGGAAGGTCGGCACTTTCGGTGGGGCCGATTACCCGACCGTGCGGATTTTCATGGACGGCTTCGCCCAGGGTGTTGAGTACTACAACAAGGCCAAGGGCAAGAGCGTTCAGGTGCTCGGCTGGGATCGTGCAACGAAGGACGGGCAGTTCATCGGCGGGGCCAGCCCGTTCGACGACAACGCCGGCGGCAAGAACACCGCGAACACGCTCATCGCACAGGGAGCCGACATCATCCTTCCGGTCGCCGGTCCCTCCGGGCTGGGGGCGCTGGCCGCCGTGAAGGAAACCAGCGGCAAGGTGAACGCCATCTGGGTGGACACCGACGGTTACGTCTCCGCACCTGAGTACAAGGACGTGATCATCACCTCGATCGAGAAGAGCATGGACGTGGCCGTCCTCGACGTCATCAAGGCCGCCAAGGAGGGCTCCTTCTCCTCCGATCCGTATGTCGGGACTCTCAAGAACAAGGGTGTCGATCTTTCCGAATTCCACGATTTCGACTCCAAGGTCTCGGCCGAGACCAAGTCGGAACTGGAACAGATCCGCGCCGACATCATCTCCGGGAAGATCACCGTCGAGACCACGGTCAGGTAG
- a CDS encoding ABC transporter permease, with protein sequence MSTDIIVPGADAPERKIVESPEGRSTRIAAGILLALLGLLLVVMAFTANPTGKIALSDAFADVQLPTIEVPGLPVLLFLALLTLASGAVFLIGRFPKDCRTAAGVIAGLSILVGFVVWAAASSAVPFTLTSQLNLTLAYSTPLLFGVLAGVLSERAGVVNIAIEGQFLAAAFAASVIFSVTQSFLAALTAAAVAGLLMGAVLALFTLKYLVDHVIVGVVVNLLATGLTGFIFQQLVARDLKTFGVVSPMPVFAIPALSEIPFIGPILFTQRPLTFMALLAVPLVWFLLHRTKWGLRVRAVGEHPRAADTVGIKVISTKTQAVLLGGIFAGLGGAYFTVGFVGAFQDNNITAGNGFIALAAVIMGRWHPVLGAGMALFFGFARALAQSIKLMNLPIPSEFIEMLPYVATIIAVAGLVGRVRPPAADGAHFVKTH encoded by the coding sequence ATGAGCACCGACATCATCGTTCCCGGTGCCGACGCTCCGGAAAGGAAGATCGTCGAATCACCGGAGGGGCGTTCCACGCGCATAGCGGCGGGTATTCTCCTCGCCCTGCTCGGGTTGCTGCTGGTGGTGATGGCGTTCACTGCCAATCCGACCGGGAAAATCGCCTTGTCGGACGCCTTCGCGGATGTTCAGTTGCCGACCATCGAGGTGCCGGGCCTGCCGGTGCTGCTGTTCCTCGCTCTGCTCACCTTGGCCTCGGGGGCCGTGTTCCTGATCGGCAGGTTCCCGAAGGACTGCCGCACTGCGGCGGGAGTGATCGCCGGGTTGAGCATCCTTGTCGGTTTCGTTGTCTGGGCCGCCGCGTCCTCCGCCGTTCCGTTCACCCTGACGAGCCAGTTGAACCTCACGCTGGCGTATTCGACGCCGCTGTTGTTCGGGGTGCTGGCCGGTGTCCTGTCGGAGCGCGCCGGCGTGGTGAACATCGCGATCGAGGGCCAGTTCTTGGCCGCGGCTTTCGCGGCCTCCGTGATTTTCTCCGTGACCCAGTCCTTCCTGGCGGCCCTGACCGCGGCGGCCGTCGCCGGCCTCCTGATGGGGGCCGTGCTGGCCCTGTTCACGCTGAAATACCTGGTGGATCACGTCATCGTCGGCGTGGTCGTGAACCTGTTGGCCACCGGGTTGACGGGGTTCATCTTCCAGCAGCTCGTCGCCCGTGACCTCAAGACCTTCGGTGTGGTCAGCCCCATGCCGGTGTTCGCCATCCCAGCGCTGAGTGAGATCCCGTTCATCGGGCCGATCCTGTTCACCCAACGCCCCCTGACCTTCATGGCCCTACTTGCGGTTCCACTGGTGTGGTTCCTGCTCCACCGCACCAAGTGGGGGCTGCGGGTCCGGGCGGTCGGTGAGCACCCGCGGGCAGCGGACACCGTCGGGATCAAGGTGATCTCCACCAAGACCCAGGCCGTGCTGCTGGGCGGGATCTTCGCGGGTCTGGGCGGGGCCTACTTCACGGTTGGTTTCGTCGGAGCCTTTCAGGACAACAACATCACGGCCGGAAACGGCTTCATCGCCTTGGCCGCGGTGATCATGGGCCGTTGGCATCCCGTCCTGGGAGCGGGCATGGCCCTGTTCTTCGGATTCGCCCGGGCCCTGGCGCAGTCCATCAAGCTGATGAACCTACCGATTCCCAGCGAGTTCATCGAGATGCTGCCCTACGTCGCCACCATCATCGCCGTCGCGGGACTGGTCGGCCGCGTCCGTCCGCCCGCCGCCGATGGCGCCCACTTCGTGAAGACCCACTGA
- a CDS encoding cytidine deaminase translates to MTGIDWERLRAAAREVTGRAYAPYSDYQVGAAALVDDGRIVVGCNVENASYGVGLCAECGLVSQLNATGGGRLVAFTCCNKLGERIMPCGRCRQLLFEFGGNGLLMDTPVGVLPMSEVLPQAFGPADLDHAR, encoded by the coding sequence ATGACCGGCATCGACTGGGAACGGCTGCGGGCCGCGGCACGGGAGGTCACGGGAAGGGCCTACGCGCCCTACTCCGACTACCAGGTGGGTGCGGCAGCACTGGTGGACGACGGCCGCATCGTGGTCGGCTGCAACGTGGAGAACGCCTCCTACGGGGTGGGGCTCTGCGCCGAGTGCGGACTGGTCTCGCAGCTGAACGCCACCGGAGGTGGCCGGCTGGTGGCGTTCACCTGCTGCAACAAGCTGGGGGAGCGGATCATGCCCTGCGGGCGTTGCCGGCAGCTGCTGTTCGAGTTCGGCGGGAACGGGCTTCTCATGGACACCCCGGTCGGGGTGCTGCCGATGTCGGAGGTGCTGCCGCAGGCCTTCGGACCCGCCGATCTGGACCATGCCCGCTGA
- a CDS encoding ABC transporter ATP-binding protein, with the protein MTSSPPAAPVLSLEGITKRFGSLTANNDISIEIVPGRIHCLLGENGAGKSTLMNILFGLLAPDEGEVWLGEEQLRLGDPRQAMAAGIGMVHQHFMLIPPFTVAENMVLGHEPGSAGLLDIDQARRRVRELSKQYRLEVDPDALVEDLPVGIQQRVEILKSLALDARYLIFDEPTAVLTPQEIGELMDVMRALRDEGRAIVFITHKLREVLEVADDITVIRRGEVVGRAEPTSTEAELAAMMVGRSVELKVTKQAPRIGEERLVISGLTVASASGAVAVDHLDLTVRGGEIIVIAGVQGNGQSELAEALLGTMTPVGGTITLDGADVTRLSPAKTLGAGLGYVPEDRNKDGLIGDFSIAQNLVLDNLDHFSVGGNLKLGQINQHAAKLVEEFDIRTDSYAQPARSLSGGNQQKVVLARELSRPLSLLLANQPTRGVDVGAIEFLHNRIVAERDRGTAVLIISTELDEVESLADRIAVMYRGRIVGVVGPDTPRDVLGLMMAGIDHDDAAAITEQEDQA; encoded by the coding sequence GTGACTTCGTCGCCCCCGGCCGCTCCCGTGTTGTCGTTGGAAGGCATCACGAAACGTTTCGGTTCCCTAACGGCCAACAACGACATCAGCATCGAAATCGTTCCGGGTCGCATCCACTGCCTGCTCGGGGAGAACGGGGCGGGAAAATCCACCCTGATGAACATCCTCTTCGGGTTGCTGGCCCCCGACGAGGGTGAGGTCTGGCTGGGGGAGGAGCAACTGAGGCTGGGGGATCCCCGGCAGGCCATGGCGGCAGGCATCGGCATGGTGCACCAGCACTTCATGCTGATTCCCCCGTTCACGGTCGCGGAGAACATGGTGCTGGGACACGAACCCGGCTCCGCGGGGCTCCTCGACATCGACCAGGCCAGGCGGCGGGTCCGGGAACTCTCGAAGCAGTACCGCCTGGAGGTCGATCCGGATGCCCTCGTGGAGGACCTGCCCGTCGGCATCCAGCAGCGGGTCGAGATCCTGAAATCCTTGGCCCTGGATGCCCGTTACCTGATCTTCGACGAGCCGACGGCGGTGCTGACCCCGCAGGAGATCGGCGAGTTGATGGACGTGATGCGCGCGCTGCGCGACGAGGGCCGTGCGATCGTTTTCATCACCCACAAGCTCCGCGAGGTGCTGGAGGTAGCCGACGACATCACTGTCATCCGGCGCGGCGAGGTCGTCGGGCGCGCCGAACCCACCAGCACCGAGGCCGAGTTGGCGGCCATGATGGTCGGGCGTTCCGTGGAACTGAAGGTGACCAAACAGGCGCCGCGGATCGGGGAGGAACGTCTGGTGATCTCCGGGCTGACGGTGGCCAGCGCGTCCGGAGCGGTGGCCGTCGACCACCTCGACCTGACGGTGCGCGGCGGCGAGATCATCGTGATCGCGGGGGTTCAGGGCAACGGGCAGAGCGAACTGGCCGAGGCGCTGCTCGGCACCATGACCCCCGTTGGCGGCACGATCACCCTCGACGGTGCCGACGTCACGCGGCTCAGTCCCGCCAAAACCCTTGGTGCGGGCCTGGGCTACGTGCCGGAGGACCGGAACAAGGACGGCCTGATCGGGGATTTCTCGATCGCCCAGAACCTGGTGCTGGACAACCTCGACCACTTCAGTGTGGGCGGAAACCTAAAACTGGGGCAGATCAACCAGCACGCCGCGAAGCTGGTCGAGGAGTTCGACATCCGCACCGACTCCTACGCGCAACCGGCCCGGTCGCTGTCGGGCGGCAACCAACAGAAGGTGGTGCTGGCCCGGGAACTGTCGCGCCCGCTGTCGCTGCTGCTGGCGAACCAGCCGACCCGGGGTGTCGACGTGGGCGCGATCGAGTTCCTTCACAACCGGATCGTCGCTGAACGGGACAGGGGAACCGCGGTGCTCATCATCTCCACGGAACTCGACGAGGTGGAGTCCTTGGCCGATCGCATCGCGGTCATGTACCGGGGACGCATCGTCGGTGTCGTCGGACCGGACACTCCCCGCGACGTGCTGGGACTCATGATGGCGGGGATCGACCACGATGACGCCGCCGCCATCACGGAGCAGGAGGACCAGGCATGA
- a CDS encoding ABC transporter permease gives MNTGTRGRPAWANTALVSTASLILAFAVAMVIMVVTDAEIMAKYAYFIARPGDALDATFGKIALTFEAMYVGSLGSATALTETTAEAAPLIAAGLGVALAFRAGLFNIGAQGQAVMGALVGAYLGFSIKGLPIFLHLPLVILAGVLMGALWGGVVGLIKARTGAHEVILTIMMNYVAANILSFLLKQPFMRQPGTSNPIAPVLEWSATLPRVAGTRLHLGFGLALLAALGCWWLLERTRFGLRLQAVGLNPDAAATAGTSVSRVTFTTMALAGGLAGLGGLITVTAPVILTSYPSQLTVSIIGTLGFDAITVALLGRSRPIGVVLAGLLFGALKASRTAMVTIANTPKQLVDLIQALIVLLVAAPAFVIWLLPFLKERRRGAVRTVPKEAKA, from the coding sequence ATGAACACTGGAACCCGTGGCCGCCCGGCCTGGGCCAACACGGCCCTGGTGAGCACGGCCTCCCTGATCCTGGCCTTCGCCGTCGCGATGGTCATCATGGTGGTCACCGACGCGGAGATCATGGCGAAGTACGCCTACTTCATCGCCCGGCCCGGCGACGCCCTGGACGCCACCTTCGGCAAGATCGCGCTCACCTTCGAGGCAATGTACGTGGGTTCCCTCGGGTCGGCGACCGCCCTCACCGAAACCACCGCGGAGGCGGCCCCCCTGATAGCGGCCGGCCTCGGGGTGGCGCTGGCCTTCCGGGCCGGGCTGTTCAACATCGGAGCCCAGGGCCAGGCCGTGATGGGTGCGCTGGTCGGGGCCTATCTCGGTTTCAGCATCAAGGGGCTCCCCATCTTCCTGCACCTTCCGCTGGTGATCCTCGCGGGTGTTCTCATGGGGGCGCTCTGGGGTGGCGTGGTCGGTCTCATCAAGGCCCGCACCGGGGCGCACGAGGTGATCCTCACGATCATGATGAACTACGTTGCCGCGAATATCCTCTCTTTTCTGCTGAAGCAGCCGTTCATGCGGCAACCGGGGACGTCCAACCCGATCGCCCCCGTGCTTGAATGGAGCGCCACCCTGCCCCGGGTCGCCGGTACCCGCCTGCACCTGGGATTCGGGTTGGCGCTGCTGGCGGCCCTGGGATGCTGGTGGCTCCTGGAACGCACCAGGTTCGGTCTCCGGCTGCAGGCGGTCGGGCTGAACCCGGACGCAGCGGCAACTGCGGGCACATCCGTGAGCCGGGTCACCTTCACGACGATGGCGCTGGCTGGTGGCCTGGCCGGTCTCGGGGGCCTGATCACCGTCACCGCTCCCGTGATCCTGACGAGCTACCCGTCGCAGCTGACCGTCAGCATCATCGGCACCCTCGGGTTCGACGCCATCACGGTGGCCCTGCTGGGGCGTTCCCGCCCCATCGGCGTGGTGCTTGCGGGGTTGTTGTTCGGCGCGTTGAAGGCAAGCCGCACCGCCATGGTCACGATCGCCAACACCCCCAAGCAGCTGGTTGATCTCATCCAGGCCCTGATCGTCCTGCTCGTCGCGGCGCCTGCCTTCGTCATATGGTTGCTGCCCTTCCTCAAGGAACGCAGGCGCGGGGCCGTCCGGACCGTTCCCAAGGAGGCCAAGGCATGA
- a CDS encoding threonine/serine ThrE exporter family protein, translating into MTSDPREVLDLGLEIGCGMLAHGASVSSAIRASRHAMRDLGMAEYHTDVTGNMIIVSVRGETDGEPLTAMRVVPIGHQDFELITMLQQVASEARNNSIPDSRARIEAILGRHGRWGGLDVSLGFGAVSSAAALMFGARWIVGLLALIVAWSIHRTQVWLSKRRVSVFFQQCVGGAMAAAAAVGVALAKGWGVPGLAGIEPGLIVIGAIISMLAGLAILGASEDAISGLYVTGTAHAIHGLIVTIGLVIGASVVVAGASWLGIPVWINAQFSIDGLLGPVSVFWSGIVAAAWAFCTRASRRAIVSAGLIGAASWWFFLWLLAQRWPVVAATGAAALLVGAASAAAARLLRVQLDSISASAVVPILPGLVTWSGVLKLALGTGETSFVDGQQDLMTAAAVGIILAAGVAAGAAMARPMSVPIRKLPWPIRPLGPRGARKS; encoded by the coding sequence ATGACCTCCGATCCCCGGGAGGTGCTGGACCTGGGGTTGGAGATCGGTTGCGGAATGCTAGCCCACGGCGCCTCCGTGTCATCGGCGATCCGGGCCTCCCGGCACGCCATGCGGGACCTCGGAATGGCGGAATACCACACCGACGTCACCGGGAACATGATCATCGTCTCGGTCAGGGGAGAGACCGACGGCGAACCCTTGACCGCCATGCGGGTGGTTCCCATCGGCCATCAGGACTTCGAGCTCATAACGATGCTTCAGCAGGTGGCCTCCGAGGCCCGGAACAACAGCATCCCGGACTCCCGGGCCCGGATCGAGGCCATCCTCGGGCGTCACGGACGCTGGGGAGGGCTCGACGTCTCCCTGGGTTTCGGGGCGGTTTCCAGTGCGGCGGCGCTCATGTTCGGGGCCCGGTGGATCGTCGGCCTGCTGGCGCTGATCGTCGCCTGGAGCATCCACCGGACCCAGGTGTGGCTTTCGAAGCGACGGGTCTCGGTGTTCTTCCAGCAGTGTGTCGGCGGGGCGATGGCCGCGGCCGCTGCGGTCGGCGTGGCCCTGGCCAAGGGGTGGGGTGTCCCGGGGCTGGCCGGGATCGAGCCGGGGCTGATAGTAATCGGCGCCATCATCTCGATGCTCGCGGGCCTGGCCATTCTCGGCGCCTCGGAGGACGCCATCTCTGGTCTCTACGTGACCGGCACCGCCCACGCCATCCACGGGCTGATCGTCACCATCGGGCTGGTGATCGGCGCCAGTGTCGTGGTGGCGGGCGCCAGCTGGTTGGGCATTCCGGTGTGGATCAACGCACAGTTCAGCATCGATGGCCTGCTGGGTCCCGTCTCGGTGTTCTGGTCCGGGATCGTGGCCGCGGCGTGGGCGTTCTGCACCCGCGCGTCGCGGCGGGCAATCGTCAGCGCGGGGCTGATCGGCGCGGCCAGCTGGTGGTTCTTCCTGTGGTTGTTGGCGCAGCGCTGGCCCGTGGTCGCGGCCACCGGGGCGGCCGCCCTGCTGGTCGGGGCGGCATCCGCGGCTGCGGCACGCCTGTTGCGGGTGCAGCTGGACTCCATCTCGGCATCGGCCGTGGTGCCGATCCTGCCCGGCTTGGTCACCTGGTCCGGGGTTTTGAAACTGGCCCTAGGTACGGGGGAGACGTCCTTCGTGGATGGCCAGCAGGACCTGATGACCGCGGCCGCCGTCGGCATCATCCTGGCCGCGGGTGTCGCCGCGGGGGCGGCCATGGCGCGCCCCATGTCGGTTCCGATCCGTAAGCTGCCCTGGCCCATCCGTCCGCTGGGCCCGCGTGGCGCCCGGAAGTCCTGA
- a CDS encoding adenosine deaminase: MLSPEELRALPKVALHDHLDGGLRPATVVEHCAENGHELPTTDPEKLGRWFFESADSGSLVRYLEGFAHTTAAMQTRDQLVRVAREFVLDQAADGVVYAEARWAPEQHLEKGLTPEAAVEAVRDGLAEGMAQAEAAGRAIVATQIVTAMRHVDEPTTDIAELALAYRDDSVVGYDIAGAEMGFRPTRFQASFDLLRRNNAHFTIHAGEADGPKSMWEAVQLCGAQRIGHGVRVCEDIEDFWGDRPRLGRFAAFVRDQQIPLEVCPTSNLQTGVAKSLDRHPVGRLAELGFNVTIHCDNRLMSGTSLSEEFAKLSETFGWGFAEVEAVTVAAMRAAFLHHDEREALVEGLIRPAFHAARHEARA, encoded by the coding sequence ATGCTGAGCCCGGAAGAACTACGTGCCCTGCCCAAGGTCGCCCTCCATGACCACCTCGACGGCGGGCTGCGGCCCGCGACCGTGGTCGAGCACTGCGCTGAGAACGGGCACGAACTGCCCACCACTGACCCGGAGAAGCTGGGCCGGTGGTTCTTCGAATCCGCCGATTCCGGTTCCTTGGTGCGCTACCTGGAGGGTTTCGCCCACACCACCGCAGCCATGCAGACCCGCGACCAGCTCGTGCGGGTGGCGCGCGAGTTCGTGCTGGACCAGGCCGCCGATGGTGTTGTCTACGCCGAGGCCCGCTGGGCACCCGAACAGCACCTGGAGAAGGGCTTGACGCCAGAGGCCGCGGTGGAGGCGGTCCGCGACGGTCTGGCCGAGGGCATGGCGCAGGCCGAGGCCGCGGGACGGGCCATCGTCGCCACCCAGATCGTCACGGCGATGCGTCACGTCGACGAACCCACCACCGATATTGCCGAACTGGCCCTGGCCTATCGCGACGACTCCGTCGTCGGATACGACATCGCCGGCGCCGAGATGGGCTTCCGCCCCACCCGTTTCCAGGCCTCCTTCGACCTGCTGCGACGCAACAACGCACACTTCACGATTCACGCCGGCGAGGCCGACGGGCCGAAGTCGATGTGGGAGGCCGTCCAGCTCTGCGGTGCCCAGCGCATCGGTCACGGCGTGCGCGTCTGCGAGGACATCGAGGATTTCTGGGGAGACCGACCCAGGCTCGGGCGGTTCGCGGCCTTCGTCCGGGACCAGCAGATTCCGCTCGAGGTGTGCCCGACCTCAAACCTTCAAACCGGCGTGGCCAAGTCCCTCGACCGGCATCCCGTCGGACGGCTGGCCGAGCTCGGTTTCAACGTCACCATCCACTGCGACAACCGCCTGATGAGCGGCACCTCCCTGTCCGAGGAGTTCGCGAAACTCTCCGAGACCTTCGGATGGGGATTCGCCGAGGTGGAGGCCGTGACCGTGGCGGCCATGCGCGCGGCCTTCCTGCACCACGACGAACGAGAAGCCCTCGTCGAGGGGCTGATCCGTCCCGCCTTCCACGCCGCCCGCCATGAGGCACGGGCGTGA
- a CDS encoding hemolysin family protein produces MMSAVSDIALIALFILIGGTFAAAEMALVTLRESQIRQLAAKGKRGRAIERLTSDPNRFLSAVQIGVTLSGFLSAAFGGATLAAGLAPVFKGWGIPASVADPLALVIITIVISYFSIVIGELSAKRLAMQRAEGFALALAPLVSGIASLARPVIWFLGVSTDAVVRVFGGDPKLSKDAVSDEELREMVSESTTLGQEERSIVDEVFAAGQLSLREVMVPRTEVEFLPSDMPIQLAYKEVRGAPHSRYPVTDGSVDRVIGFCHVRDLMDLDAGERGGQLSGIVRPVLNLPETVKLLRALSAMRAAKAHMAIVRDEYGGTSGIVTLEDLVEELIGDITDEYDVVDGTSPAKKDPLARLDGLTTIEEFAGLSGYVIPEGPYDTVAGYVMARLGRLPAVGDEVSVELSPCEPVEGDTAAPTWVFRVEEMDGRRASWISARPVSGVGDG; encoded by the coding sequence CTGATGTCGGCGGTCTCTGACATTGCGCTGATCGCGCTGTTCATCCTGATCGGTGGCACCTTCGCGGCCGCAGAGATGGCCTTGGTGACGCTGCGCGAGTCGCAGATCAGACAGCTCGCGGCCAAGGGTAAACGGGGACGGGCCATCGAACGGTTGACCAGCGACCCCAATCGCTTCCTGTCCGCCGTGCAGATCGGCGTGACCCTGTCCGGGTTCCTTTCAGCGGCCTTCGGCGGGGCGACCCTGGCGGCTGGGCTCGCCCCTGTCTTCAAGGGCTGGGGGATTCCCGCCTCGGTGGCCGATCCGCTGGCCCTGGTGATCATCACGATCGTGATTTCCTACTTCTCCATAGTGATCGGGGAGCTGAGCGCGAAACGCCTCGCCATGCAACGGGCCGAGGGGTTCGCGCTGGCGCTGGCCCCGCTGGTGTCCGGCATCGCGTCCCTGGCCCGGCCCGTCATCTGGTTCCTGGGTGTTTCCACCGATGCGGTGGTGAGGGTCTTCGGCGGCGATCCGAAACTGTCCAAGGACGCCGTGAGTGACGAGGAACTGCGGGAGATGGTTTCGGAATCGACGACCCTGGGGCAGGAGGAACGCAGCATCGTCGATGAGGTTTTCGCCGCGGGCCAACTCAGTCTCCGCGAGGTGATGGTGCCCCGCACCGAGGTGGAGTTCCTCCCTTCCGACATGCCCATCCAGCTGGCCTACAAGGAAGTGCGCGGGGCGCCCCATTCCCGCTATCCGGTCACGGACGGCTCCGTCGACAGGGTGATCGGTTTCTGTCACGTCCGGGACCTGATGGATCTCGACGCCGGGGAGCGCGGCGGTCAGCTGTCCGGAATCGTGCGGCCCGTGCTGAACCTCCCGGAAACGGTGAAGCTGCTGCGTGCCCTGTCCGCGATGCGCGCGGCGAAGGCCCACATGGCCATCGTCCGCGACGAGTACGGCGGCACCTCGGGGATCGTCACGCTGGAGGACCTGGTGGAGGAACTGATCGGCGACATCACGGACGAGTACGACGTGGTGGACGGCACGTCACCAGCGAAAAAGGATCCCTTGGCACGACTGGACGGGTTGACCACCATCGAGGAGTTCGCGGGACTTTCCGGGTACGTCATTCCCGAGGGTCCCTACGACACCGTGGCAGGATACGTCATGGCCCGGCTCGGACGCCTGCCTGCGGTTGGGGACGAGGTGAGCGTGGAACTCTCCCCGTGTGAACCGGTGGAGGGGGACACTGCGGCGCCGACCTGGGTGTTCAGGGTCGAGGAGATGGATGGGCGGCGCGCTTCCTGGATTTCCGCTCGCCCGGTTTCAGGAGTTGGCGATGGATGA